The following nucleotide sequence is from Lytechinus pictus isolate F3 Inbred chromosome 10, Lp3.0, whole genome shotgun sequence.
tggagctcatccggtaTCTCGCAACGAAAATTTaatacaattttaatttcagcccagttgacactgtagtgaattacatTGGTGACATAAGGATATAGAAttaaaattgatgaagaaatgacatagaagcattttttgtgatctatgaataaatttcatataaattaagcataaataattttcttgtcaaaatgtctaaactctgtgtagaaccttagtgaacctcatgtagctctcagatggaacaaaaataatcaaaatcaaccaacaaataaataagtattttttgtgagttttgaaaatatatgaataaattagcatatttaatgagtttcaaaattctgtgtttgAATTTTGTATCTCCACatcgagctatcatataaagcaaacagaattgaaattgatcaataaatgaagaaaaaactttttttttaaatttatgaataaactttgcataaattagcataaataatttactagacataatttcaaaattgtgtacaagtttggtgaacttCATGCAGCATAtctaatgagtttcaaaattctatgtagaagttttgaatcccccacctaatgctatcatataaaccaaacagaattgaaatcagacttgaaatgacgaagaagaagcattttgaagttcagtcaacaaataaagaggcattttctgtgatttatgaatttcacataaattagcataaataattttctactccaaatttaaaaattctgtgaagaattttggtgaacctcatgaagctctaccagatggaagaaaaaaaaaatcaaaattggtcaacaaatgaagaagcattttatgtgaattttgaaaaacatgcataaattaattttgcataaattagcataaaaattgttgtagtcagaatttcaaaattctatgtagaagtttggtgaaccttataaagctctaccagatggaagcaaaaaaatcaaaatcggtcaacaaataaagaagaagaatcattttttgtgaattttgaaaaatgtgcataaattagcatatctaatgagtttcaaaattctatgtagaagttttgaatcccccacctaatgctatcatataaaccaaacagaattgaaatcagacttgaaatgacgaagaagaagcattttgaagttcagtcaacaaataaagaggcattttctgtgatttatgaatttcacataaattagcataaataattttctactccaaatttaaaaattctgtgaagaattttggtgaacctcatgaagctctaccagatggaagaaaaaaaaaatcaaaattggtcaacaaataaagaggcattttctgtgatttatgaatttcacataaattagcataaataattttctactccaaatttaaaaattctgtgaagaattttggtgaacctcatgaagctctaccagatggaagaaacaaaaaatcaaaattggtcaacaaatgaagaagcattttatgtgaattttgaaaaacatgcataaattaattttgcataaattagcataaaaattgttgtagtcagaatttcaaaattctatgtagaagtttggtgaaccttataaagctctaccagatggaagcaaaaaaatcaaaatcggtcaacaaataaagaagaagaatcattttttgtgaattttgaaaaatgtgcataaattagcatatctaatgagtttcaaaattctatgtagaagttttgaatcccccacctaatgctatcatataaaccaaacagaattgaaatcagacttgaaatgacgaagaagaagcattttgaagttcagtcaacaaataaagaggcattttctgtgatttatgaatttcacataaattagcataaataattttctactccaaatttaaaaattctgtgaagaattttggtgaacctcatgaagctctaccagatggaagaaaaaaaaaaatcaaaattggtcaacaaataaagaggcattttctgtgatttatgaatttcacataaattagcataaataattttctactccaaatttaaaaattaattctGTGAAGaattttggtgaacctcatgaagctctaccagatggaagaaaaaaaaaatcaaaattggtcaacaaatgaagaagcattttatgtgaattttgaaaaacatgcataaattaattttgcataaattagcataaaaattgttgtagtcagaatttcaaaattctatgtagaagtttggtgaaccttataaagctctaccagatggaagcaaaaaaatcaaaatcggtcaacaaataaagaagaagaatcattttttgtgaattttgaaaaatgtgcataaattagcatatttaatgagtttctaaattctgtgtagaagttttgaatcccccacctagtgctatcatataaagcaaacagaattgaaatcggacttgaaatgacgaagaagaagcattttgaagttcagtcaacaaataaagaggcattttctgtgatttatgaatttcacataaattagcataaataattttctactccaaatttaaaaattctgtgaagaattttggtgaacctcatgaagctctaccagatggaagaaaaaaaaaatcaaaattggtcaacaaataaagaggcattttctgtgatttatgaatttcacataaattagcataaataattttctactccaaatttaaaaattctgtgaagaattttggtgaacctcatgaagctctaccagatggaagaaacaaaaaatcaaaattggtcaacaaatgaagaagcattttatgtgaattttgaaaaacatgcataaattaattttgcataaattagcataaaaattgttgtagtcagaatttcaaaattctatgtagaagtttggtgaaccttataaagctctaccagatggaagcaaaaaaatcaaaatcggtcaacaaataaagaagaagaatcattttttgtgaattttgaaaaatgtgcataaattagcatatctaatgagtttcaaaattctatgtagaagttttgaatcccccacctaatgctatcatataaaccaaacagaattgaaatcagacttgaaatgacgaagaagaagcattttgaagttcagtcaacaaataaagaggcattttctgtgatttatgaatttcacataaattagcataaataattttctactccaaatttaaaaattctgtgaagaattttggtgaacctcatgaagctctaccagatggaagaaaaaaaaaaatcaaaattggtcaacaaataaagaggcattttctgtgatttatgaatttcacataaattagcataaataattttctactccaaatttaaaaattaattctGTGAAGaattttggtgaacctcatgaagctctaccagatggaagaaaaaaaaaatcaaaattggtcaacaaatgaagaagcattttatgtgaattttgaaaaacatgcataaattaattttgcataaattagcataaaaattgttgtagtcagaatttcaaaattctatgtagaagtttggtgaaccttataaagctctaccagatggaagcaaaaaaatcaaaatcggtcaacaaataaagaagaagaatcattttttgtgaattttgaaaaatgtgcataaattagcatatttaatgagtttctaaattctgtgtagaagttttgaatcccccacctagtgctatcatataaagcaaacagaattgaaatcggacttgaaatggcgaagaagcattttgaaattgtggatggACGACAGATGACGGACGCcgcggcataagctcatctggccggatgagctaaaaatgaCAACCATGGCATACCAGCCAAATGTCGGGTCTTTTTCCCAAGCAGTAATAATACACTTCGGGCTGGATGAGCTAAAAATGACAACCATGGCATACCAGCCAAATGTCGGGTCTTTTTCCCAAGCagtaataatacactgtcccatatgtgcttatctgtgttggtgatcttcagtcaGGTCATTTTCAGCTTAAATTTCATTATATTACAGAGTTCCACCTAAAAGTCCTGCCATCTATGTAAATAAACCAGATCTAATTCTTTTATGATATTGTGACGATTGACCTCGATTTTTTcaactttctcatgaaatcattgCTTGCTGCAATTAATTTCCTCCAGCTTTAAACTTGGATGATTAACTCCGTTCTTAGCCCTGTGTAGAAGTACTTAAAATGTTGCTATCTTTAAGTTTAGCTGGAGATTAAAAGGATTGATGATGGATGCTCTATCCATGAGCAACCAGAACCTCCCACTTGTAATTCAATTCATGTGGACACAATAATAAAtgacttgaaaataaatgtgGCATCTCcctgaactaaaaaaaataaaaaaaatagtgatgatGGAAAGTCTGAGAAAACATCATAAGTCTTTTCCTCCAAATACAGCACCCCcacaaaattgtaaatatataaactcctcaaaaaagtttggaaatctgaatttgatcgataatccctcctcagttttagtgaatattaatgtgtgattgataccaatgaatagatcatttaattttctttaaaatgatacccgacatgatatgattatagttcgcatggaggtgcagtgccttgaaatgtggggcaaggtcaaaattcaaaagttgcaaaatgacactattgaaagtcactgttctttttttccgtggtgatgagtgagtttctcagcagtttcttttgttttcatgcaccttcacatcaacattaacaCGGAATCAAACACATCTCTGCATAAGCAAACACATACagtaacaaacatgcatgggtatttaaAACCGTGACTcgaaccatgttatctcacagaatcatcactacataaaccacaataaaacaaaaatgaagcaGGGTCTtcatttgaatggattttcatctctatagacacagacaaaagaatcatattctttattgacccttcatgactatttctgatcgttttgcagcttttcaattcaaacctcatccaacacttttgaatcctgctctttttgtgatggcatgatcataacaagcatgatatcattttaaagagaattaaatgatcttttgaatgatatcaaatatgtattgtgtaaaattgggagttgggagaaattaatggccaaactcagatttccaaacttttttgaggggtttagaaTAAATCATCTCTAATGCCTTTCAATTATCTTTATTAGATTGCATATTATATCTCACAGTTCAACTTGTAACccagtgacctttgacctttcccAACATATACCTTGCATAACAGCAACATGAAGTGGGGTAGCATTGTCACATTCTTGATTGGTTATGTTGACGTCAGCATTTCCCTTGGTGAGTAGGACTTGGATACAGTCCACATAGTTCCAGTTTGCTGCCGTGTGTAAAGGGGTATTGCCTGATTCACCAGCTTCATTGACAGGAAGCGCAACTTTGTGCtgatgaaaaaatatgacaataaaCTGGTTAGGATTTGAAACATTCCATATGAAATGATAGAAAAGTGTAAGGTAAAAGGGCACAATAAACCTGTTTAACATTGAACTGTGCGGAATTTGAAATTACTATGAGTTCATACAATAACCTTTGAGTTCGTACACATGTAAACATTgtttgctacatgtacatatattttatccAAGATGTAAGTGAATACTTCAATCATATGAAGTACAGGTATGGTACATATTTACTAGTATGTAAGTTCagttgtttttaatattttgtttacaaagtacAGGTAACACAACAGTTTATACACACCTTTGTGATAAGATAATGCAAGACACTGCTCTGATTGGCCAGAACAGCAGCAAAGGTGAGTGTCCTTCCATGATCATCCCTCACATCCAGCTTCACTCTTCCATTCCTCAAGTAATAATAGATGACACTCACGTACCCCTTCTGCACAGATTTGAACAGCCTCTGCTGGGCGACAGGCTCTCCGTGACCTGTGGACTTCTTCTCAAGTGGCTTTTCACCACCTTCAGCTCCAGTAGCCTGATCGGTTACTCTCCTGTAGAAATGAACAACACTGCTCCATATGCTCAGAAGAGAAAATGCCCTGAGAGCCAGTAGACTCTGAGCATAAGTGCTGTTCCTTGTTGATATTCTTGTGTCCGTCAAGAGCCTTCTGTAAATCTGAGTCTTTTGAGATGTGATGGTGTCCAAGATATCAAGGAAAACATGACCTCCCTGTGCACTGCATAATTTGTTTGGGTACTCCTGGAGGATGGCTGAAATGATACCACTGACATCTGAAGGGTGGACTTTTCCTTGGACATATGCATCACCAAAGGCAGCAATAAGCTCATCAGCTACAATGCTGATTTCAAGTTTGTAAATCTCCAGGCGCTGGTTTTCTGGGAATTCCGTCAACCAAAACTGTGCAAAATCCACAAAGTGATCCAGATTATTACACCAATCTGTTAGTTCGTTCAGCATCTGAGTGGTTCTTTCTAGCCATTCTGTGATGGAAGCCTCAGTCAAGTACTGCAGAACATGATCAAAGTTACTCCTGGCACTTTCCCCGCTTCCTGGCCTATCACTACCTGAGCTGCTGTTGGACCCTGGCCTAGAACTTCCTCCGACTGGTGGTAATGGCGCAGAACCCTTGCGGAAGTTGAAACTAGAATGTTCGGAGAGTGATTTGCTGTGTGCCGACTGAGGTCTCTTCCCCGATTTCAATCGTGAGCCTCCTTTGGAGCTAGATGGAGGTCGCGGGACAGCAAACACACTTTCATTGGCTCCTTGAGCTCTCTGTACATCTGCTCTCTGGAGGTAATCTCCATTCCCGTTGACAAGCCCTGCAGACCTTTCCCCATAGATGCTCAAAGAACTAAGAGGTCTGGATAGGTCAtagtcgtcatcgtcatcatctctTATTGAGAGTCTTGATACACAAATAAGTTCTCGCAGATCTTTTACACTTCTTGTCATGGTGGAATAATATACCAAGTTCTGATACAGCAGAGActtttcttacatgtatgttagtgGAGGAGAGCAATTTGTAGATACTACATATTCAAAATGTTAAATCTGGACTACATTGATCTGGAGCTGGAGGCGCACATCAAATGCAAGAAGGCCCACAAAAACAATGGTAGGGATTCTCATACGGCACTGATAAGCCAAGTTGAAGAAAAAGCTCAGGGTTCTGGTCAGGAGAGGAAAAGGCGAGATTGTTTGAAGTTTCCTTCCCTGGAGGCGTTGGTACCGTAAATACATCAACCTGAAATGAAGTCAAATATAGACATGATTTAATACTTTTAAGACTTCAATCATAATAAATGCAGATCTACCTCACTTAATCTAAGGTAGTAtgtaagcctgagtcatatcgattattttgaaaaccggtgtttgACAGCTctaattcgatcgaacatcgatgcatcgaaatttgaaggcggggaaaatcgagtcattttttttgctccggccgGCCGTCGATGCATGCGCGCGCTATGCATGCACTACATGCACTGACGGTCTGCGCTggccgggtgagcgttgcaaaagcagatgacagagcaaagttcgtttgtattttccatgatcacaaaacacaaaaaaaaggcCGGGGagcaatgcagaattcttcccaaaatatcttcaacaatgatatttgcagatgataacatataagtttgaaatgaaacaatattaaagacatgaatcacgcagagtcgatccgaatgattttcggtcaactagcattcgcggtccagactcgcacacaccaACCCCGTCCGCAGCCCCGTACACTCACTCTAccgaaacgacaggcgtgcATGCTTGCCAGCGCCATCTTTAACAAGTGCAAACAGCGGGGAGAgcgctgtaacttgcctgagattgtgtagttggcggggtagttggatccaaaattagctccaaataaattgatgggaataaatacgtaattttctctagatggtcatttgaattggtattcaatgctgatataacgattgtgaggaaagattgtggaatatgagttctGACGATGTTCGAAACTTAatcctgataatgataatccattttttttagacACAAGAGCTTGTGATCAAAATTAATACgaatgtctcggatcgagctctaaattcatataaattattattggatattaaataattacgattttaataagattttatggccatactaaaaatattgacgatgtcagcaaagtatgttatgttcatatggaagaattaatagtattatactggcattatttttattttttattccatctctggacgtctccgagctccgagaaaagaagcacaatgcgcatgcgcgttcgatgacgtctgacatattttccattcatgaaatcggagaccaaagttgggcacaaacaagcttcaaattgatgggaaaaaaatatcaaacgtaatttttctctgttttgtcatgtaaaatattattatatggtgatattacgatcttcaaaagagtttctacatgttgacaatgttcgataatcaatcctgacgtgataattatttttttttagacaagtgcactcactcaagtcaatcgtcatgtgatgtccgccattgaaaattgaaacgaaatacaaacgtttcacatcaagctctaaattcatattaatgattaccatatgcaaattattgttaaatattacgattaaacCATGTTCTATggtgatgatattaatattgttcatgaaagcaagatttaCTTTACGTTGATCGCGTCAATTTTCCAGCCATTTTCtgatttgattaaagcacagtactgcgcatgcatgatcaatggcgacttccattcataaattcatcgtGCATAGATTATCTTGGCACGAGCAGACAAGCCGggcagacgagtaagactcgaactatgatcgaaataaacttcaaattaatggtgaataggcatcataattacacaatcggtttcattttgggggcaatataaatgaagtaagtagtagtcaagttggatattactgtttatttttatgtttgtgTGAACCAAATGAATCGACCGgccgacgtatttttttttttttttcgatgcaccgattttgcaaaatctgcaccggcgttcgatgacatcgatcgaacacctattttaaaattgattcgactcaggcttagtAGTATGATGTACAGTTATACAATcaacatgtaatttcttttaatttgcagatgaaatttgattttgatttttttttaatgccaatCACAAAGGCCTAGATCTGGATCTATACttgaatattgataaaatttttagATGAAATGAGACCCTTTGGTGTAAAATGTAAACAGTAATGGGATATTTTGAGCCCTAAACAGCAGAGAAAAGGGTAGAGAAATAAATTGACTTGTAAAAGtcatatttcttgaaaatttgtattttttggtGGGTAATAATCATCTAATTTAGTCCAGGTACTGATTGAGTGCTTTTAGTTTTTGAAGTAGGCCCCTATAGGATAAAAAATCAATGagaaatagataaatatattgAGAGAGAaatatgaagaaggaaaaaaagatgaaacataaaacattgaataaatgaataaacagaaTAGGCCCTAGTGAAAAtactaaaaataaattatagtaCAATTTTGGGCGCGCGCCGTTAGCACGCCCCAGTTTGGAGGCATTAAGCTACTGCACGCGACAGCTAAGTAGGTGCCACAGCCACTTTGCATTGGTGCGAAATGGCACCAACTGGAGCCGGCCCAGTGAACTCATAGCACTTGATTGCCATTACATTAGAATTTAGATACTTGGAAGTTGGAACGAAGTCTATCATCCAACACAGATTGAAGTTAATGGGACCACTATCAAGCAAAGCAcacaaatattgacattttgttcaatcattttcatatatttcacaTCAACTTTACacataaagatttaaaaaaaaacaatttacaaaatGCTTTTCTCATTCTCCTTCATACAATATGTCACAATTATGCTAACATAAAAAGTGTTAACTGAAAAGTAATAATCAGTTACCAAGGCGCCATCATAAGCCGTGGCTCCGCTCATTCCATGTCCGGTTATTATCCGAACCGGTTATAAGCGAGGCCGAAGCCAAATCCCCAAATCCAGGgtgtgtgtttgtttttgttttgattgaatttatttttacatttattaGGTTACACATAAGGTTacatagtagagcggattagctccaaaaatcacaacaattgtgcaaattttgactaaagcatgaaactttcacaattaagtattagtatatgctataacatttattttaaagatgggaggtaaatttataaatgccattttcggccgttgccatggcaacggattaatttctccaaaacaacatacattcccatataaatggtaaataaacatgatatagatgaccaaaatgataattttcaggctcccgattgaaaacatatgaaatttagaaatattcaagatcattaAGATAGTTCCAaatggtccgttgccatggcaacggcttgtttttcccctgaaaaataaaaattttgattaaaaaaagttgtagaatatgatatatctttaatttcccctaattttacagtgcttaacaaagatattttggttgctaaatgtgtaaattacatctcaagccgttgccatggcaaccaaataacatctaatttacaaaaataacatggttgtcaAGACAATGga
It contains:
- the LOC129269532 gene encoding uncharacterized protein LOC129269532, with translation MTRSVKDLRELICVSRLSIRDDDDDDYDLSRPLSSLSIYGERSAGLVNGNGDYLQRADVQRAQGANESVFAVPRPPSSSKGGSRLKSGKRPQSAHSKSLSEHSSFNFRKGSAPLPPVGGSSRPGSNSSSGSDRPGSGESARSNFDHVLQYLTEASITEWLERTTQMLNELTDWCNNLDHFVDFAQFWLTEFPENQRLEIYKLEISIVADELIAAFGDAYVQGKVHPSDVSGIISAILQEYPNKLCSAQGGHVFLDILDTITSQKTQIYRRLLTDTRISTRNSTYAQSLLALRAFSLLSIWSSVVHFYRRVTDQATGAEGGEKPLEKKSTGHGEPVAQQRLFKSVQKGYVSVIYYYLRNGRVKLDVRDDHGRTLTFAAVLANQSSVLHYLITKHKVALPVNEAGESGNTPLHTAANWNYVDCIQVLLTKGNADVNITNQECDNATPLHVAVMQGHVEATKMLVSAGANVTANMNGITPLQLATDMGHGEIRKLLLTKSRLGDYHDEAMDVADGDYDA